aaaaacctaaacaatgaaaactcaaacaacccactcaaaaaacaGGGCCGacaactgaatagggaattctcagaggaagaaataccaatggcTAATACATACTTAAGGAAATGTTAaatatccttaaccatcaggaatatgcaaataaaaacaactatgacattgcACCTTACTCatgtcaggatggcaatcattcaaaaatcaaatgacaatgaaatttgctgaggatgtggggaaagaggaactttcATTCATTGCTGGTAgtaatgcaaacttgtacaaccactatgaaaatcaatatggagactcctgagaaagatgaaaatagaactaccaactgacccagcctcTACTGGGCATCTGCCTAAAGGCTCCCtgtttcactacagagatatttgctcaaccatgtttatagctgctcaattcataacagctaagaactagaatcaacctagGATCCCATCAttaaatgaatagataaagaaaatgtggtacatttacacaatggaattctactcagctgtaagaaaaaaatgttacaatgacatttgtaggaaaatggatgaacttggagcagatcattggatctgtagaaaaatggatggacttggagattgtgtgaattcacacaatcacataaagacaaatgccgGATGTTCTCATTCATCTGTAGTTCCAATAGCCTGAGTTTCTGGCATATCTGATAGACAACTCATGGCCCAGAaaataggaatggaagggtttggggggaggggaaaaagaggttgGGGAGGAATAAACACAAGActaaaccaaaaatgaactcgtatcatagaaacctttctccttgaaggtagactaaaagatctaaccctcaacaggagtatgggagggggatcatctggaaagaagggccttggagagggtgggatgaagcctaatcttaaaacatttggctctggcctataactccgagtaccagaaatcagttgctacctaCACTGAGGTATTGATTGGAGAGGtttacaaggtccccaaaacaagacaggcttctgtcaaagtacttgatcacccacctgaggtaaaaggatagaccctattgctgaagacactgtatgctgTAGACAtggaacacagagagaccttgctggaattcagaagggagccagtcccagatggttagcccgtttagtgttggaaagtgctaccTGGACTATTAGGGAAAAGTATCCAACAGTGTGAGCAAAGgaagggtctaagctactcagatggaaccagcctgacaagatgcacacaAGATATGCAATAGCAGCACACACCcttagtgggtaaccaatggctccctgattggctaagagatccactcagtggaaaggaatccatagctggaactgcaaaccaggtctgaatccttgattatggtctccaatgacaagcccccactagtttttggccaaaagaggggctacatctatAAAAATCTCCCTaagttaacaatgcttatccaatttaacctatgctgacttcattctccattggaaaatctggttttctttttcagaaggtggtgagacctgaggagataaaccacgcCTTGCATTCAGCCAAGACCCACATGAAACCACAGgggaaatggggagatgagcaagagtgctacttccatggtgagcctgaagatgagtgccagggtgaaggaagcAGATGCAGAGGATACTCGACACGTAtaccaaggcagaaatccagaagttcctGAGAGCTTTTCAGTGAAGTAGTCTTAAAGCACATCTACCACAGCTCAAGGAATGctgagaggaggcagaaagactgtaagacccACAGGTTGGAACAGCATGCCCATAGGCATTGCCCCCCGCCCCATTGAATGACTGCTTTTCTCACAATTGGTAACCCACAACTACaaagggaataccagcaacccaactaagaagggccctcagtggaatgggggcagagaggagggtgaTGATGgggccaacacatgatgtgtccatacaaattaataatagcaaagaataaataataaaataataaataataaaaaaatgtatccCGATGTCTATAGTTAATTAAGTTCAGATGATCTCCATATTTGCATTCTCAGGTATTTAGTCCTAAGTTTTCCCATCGGGACTATCACTACTTACCTGGTAGTAGGCATCTGGTGGGAAGGTTCCCCTGGCACACGCTTTATATACCTGCCTCTTCCACTGACAGTACTTGTCACACCAGGGAGGATGAGCTGCCTTGAAGCTGAAATTGAAGCATGACTTGGCAATGCCTGAACGTTCAGTGGCTCAAGATGTAGTGCAGACAGAAAGTGCTGTTCCTCCATGGGCAACTGGTGTGTTTGCTCCGAGGGCACCCTGGGCTCTATTATCTTTCCTCTTGCCTGGAGGAAGCTCACAGTCAGGTGCCATCACACCTCTTACAACTCCACGCAACTTTGTACCTTTGCACTTTACTAAATGGAGTCAGGAATATGCTGAGTTCTCTCAGGGCCTTTCCTGAGGAGCAGGGCTctgaataatgaaagaaaaattcattGCAGAGGGGAAGATCAAGTTTATAAACATACCTTTTTTTCAGGAGCAGGACCTGGGTCATGTCACATAACTTTTCtggtccttagtctgtaaaagaTTTATTTGTCTTCCTAAAATTCTTGGAACTTCCTCTTGTTCTttagttttataaataaaataaacagtccgaggagatagctcagttgatcAAGTACTTGTTTctgcagcatgaggacctgaattcaatacccagtgtccacataaaatgCTAGGCAGGTTCATTAGTGCCTGCAATCCaagtgcttgagaggcagagacaagaggatccttggAGCTAGTTGGCTGGCAgctctagcctaattggtgagctcacGGCTAATGAAAACTCTGCCTCAACAAGAGGTGAACAGCATACCTGAAGAAAGACAGCTGGGGTATCTTGTGGcctctatacacacatgcacacatatgcaagtaTACCCCCATGCATGTgcctacacatacaaacatgcatatgcacatgcatgcacacagcacacatgaAAAGAACCCTtgaaatttaataaattaaaatatctctTTTGTGAGTATAAAAGTAACATGTAGTCATAGAAAAATTGAAACTTTTTAAGGAACAAAATGTCATTGTTAATGTACTGTATGTAGAATTCTTTAAATCTTTGAGTATATTTCTTTTCCATAGTTATggcttgagatatatatatatatatatatatatatatatatatatatatatatatatcatacatgtgatatatatatatatacatacatatatatatgtatgtatgtatgtgtgtgtgtatacatgtgtgtttatatagTCATGCACTGCATAGTGATTTCAGTCAATAATGGACTACATGCAAAAGTATTTCATCTGGTGATCTTAGCCACCTTTTATTTATGTAAGTATGCTTCATGATGTTCACATAATGACAATTGCCTACATTTCTTAGAATGTATCTGAtcattatgtgtgtgtttgcatatttaAATGTGTATAACTATAGCTACCTATGTCAATGTACATCCATATTTTTATCTAGAGTGAGAAGACAGTCTCCAgataaagaaaaagggaaagtagTGAGCTGAGAAGATTCTCTGAGGCCCTGCTGTGTAGCTGTTTGGGGGTTTAATAGGATTTCTTTGGCTTTATCCCTGGGAGGCAAGGGAATTATGTTAAGGACTCCAAGTCCCTTCATGTGGCAATCCTTTCATTTTTGTAAGACTCATATTCTTCAAAAAGATTTTGTAATTTTACACAGATGCATCTGTATTGCTAGAGTGACTGCTATTAAATGTGGGTGTTTTTTTTGCAATAGTGTGGTGAtaaattttggaaatattttcctgGTCTATTTCTAATGTATACTgatttttgttcctttcttttgcaTATTATGCTTAACTAAAAGCTTTCCCTTTTTATAGAAGTTTTATTGTGGTGAAACATTTTTGGAAAATTATGAAAAAGTTATTGCCTTTTTGTTAACTGAAAAGTTTTAAAACTCAATAATTATGTATAGTGATTGCTTCTAAATAGGACTAGAatctcaaaattcttttttttttctgctcattaAACTCTGCATTAACCTTTGCATTATAGCTATTATTTTCGTATAATTTAGTGGATTCATACATGTGACTCTTGGTGGTGGAGTTAGAGAAAATATAAGCCAACAACAACCTACCAgccaaacaatttaaaaacaaaaacagaaaattgacTATAGCTGTTTTCAtccttttttcttcccctataagCTTTATATCAGTAGTGTGGAGGATAAGCCACAGAGAACAACAAACATGTTCCCTGGGGTCAGCTACCTCTTCCTAAATTGTGCAATGCTTTCCACTTCACAAGGGACTATGTCATGATATCCAGAATTCACCCATAATCTTGTTTCATTTGGTCTCATTTTGTTGCCTGGGCTGATCCCGAACTCCTGGTTCTAGTTATTCCCCTGCCTCAGCAGCCTCCATACTTAGGACTATAGTTTCCATGCACAGCTCACCCACGATTTTAAAGAATATCTATTGTCTGTGAAATCAATCTACTGACCTACCTGATGCATGAAATTGAGAACACTGAATAGGTCAAATTTGAAAAGTATGTATTACCTAGAACTATCATTATCTCCTTGTAACCTCTGGTTTCTTTGAATTTCCCAGAACAGTCAGAGACCAGTGCTCTTCTCCATCTACAAAGCTGTCAGAACAGGAAGGGCTTCTGCAGAGGTCTCACAGGGTGATGCATCCTCTTCCCAGCTGAGGCAAGGAGCTGCCTGGCTACAACTGCGCAGCTGTTTTCCACAGCAATGACTATAATGAAAAAGCAGACTGAGGCGATATGATGCCCAGCAGGTGTCTAATCCAAGCACTACTTTAAGAGTTAtttttccatgtgtgtatgtgcacacacacacacacccctacacacacagtTATGAACTTATAAGGATTTTATCACTACCCATCATATGTTCTTTACACACGCTTTTTCTTTGTTCACttcaaaagaaatggaaaataccTCCCTTGTCAGAAAATATGACTTCAGTGGCTGAAAGTTATTAGACAGAACATAGTGTTTTACTATTCTTTGCATACCTAAGCTGCCACCAGTTTTATGCTGTTGTTAATAAGGCTAGATATGTTGTTACATATATCTATGTACACATGTCTGATAAATACCTTGAAATAGAATCACTGTGTCAGAGACCATGCatagttttaagattttttaaaaaaataacttcgtataatatttatataaataaagataTGTTTCCTGGTCTTTTGAaatcctttttcattttgtgatttcataattctgtcatctcagtaTGAAAGTATTGATTCTTGCAGAAGTAAACTGCAATCAATGCATAGATTGTTTTCTTATGAAGCTATATCCAATAGTCCTGACTAGTACACACAAAAAAGACATTTTTGGTATTCTATGCAAAGAAACAGCACATTTCCTATATATGTGGCCCATATGAACAACCTTGTAGTGAttacaactatttttttaaagatgttttaactttttttaaacttaagatGTTCATATAACTGCTATTAATCACCAGCCTTCAATACGTTATCCTTACATATTTTATCCCAAGAAGTCTTTTGTTTAGAAACCCATCCTATATAGTTTTTTGTTCAGAAGAGAGTATAATGCAGATGACAAATAGTGTGTTTTTCCCCAAGCAAAGGCACACCATTTTAGTACCAAAGGGAacaggggaaaaaaggaaaaagtgttgTTGTGGATGTTAATttaagtttgattcttcagtactgcTCTAATTGATCATActtggttttatttcatttttcagtcCTACATTTAATGACAAAAGAATGTTTGAAATCTTGTATATGGGCTCAGATATGTAGGACATTGTTCGGATATGTCCAATTTTATTACTCTATAAGAGATGACAAAATATCAAACCACTGTGTTGGAGTCAACACAAGGTTTCTGAAGGCTTTGACTGCAGCATTCACCAGTAGTGCTGACCGAGTTCCTTGTCCGTTCTAGTTGGGTGCTAGGCCAGAGATAATGCAGTGAACCAGTCAGTCACCATCCCTGTTCTGAACAGAATTTGAAATTAGAGACACAATCTGACGGAAATAAGCAAAGAAGCAAATGCCCAAACTTCTGCCTGGCTTCCCAGTCTTCAGTTGCCTTCCTAGATGTTAAACAAGCTTGCTGTGCCATGTTGAATAATGAGGCTAGAACCAACCTGGTTGGTATTAGCCTCAGTTTTAAAGAAAACCTCATAGATTTGATTTACCAAATCACAATTCAAATGCTCCTCATTTTTATAACAGAAAGCAACAACTAGGtggcatgaaaaataaatattctaactAGTAGCAATCATTGCTATAATTTGTTTCTTGAATGCCAGTCCCAACCTTCAtaaaggcccatgtgttaaaggcttgggaTCCAGGATGGCACTTTGGTGAAATCTTTGAAGGTAAGTCAATACTAAACTGAGTTAGTATTAATGTCCAGAGAGTATTAGCATATGAATTTCAGCGGAAACTAAAGGGATGAGTTTAGCAGAAAAGAAAGCTTTACTGAAAGGGCATATCTAAATAACTACTTTACTTTAGGTATTGAGGAACTAGAACTTATCTTGGCAGGATAAATGTTGaagtataaaatacaaaataaagagaATACCAGTGGCAAATGTTGAGGCAGGCAAGAGACATCAGGTTCAGCAGGAAAAGCCCAAGCTTTTGGGTGAGAGAACACATCTGGTAGATTAGCTTTCTGTTGATATAATGAAATGTATCAAATATTTTCATGATAAAAAGGGAAATCTTGTGTTGGCTAATAGTTTTGGAATTTCCAGTCCATGATCAATCAGCCTTGCTGCTTCGGGCCTGTCCAGTGGCAGCATGTTGTGGGGGAGTGTGTGGGGAGTAAATCTTATCAGTAAGGTAGCCAAAGAGAGACAGGCTATATGAGCCAGTGACCCCAAATTTCCTCAATGGAATGCATGCTCCCAATGCCTTAAATACCCCATCATGTAAAGTTTCCACAAAACGCCCAATAGCTCCATCTGGTCCTTTAACACATGACATTTGAGGATATTTCAGATCCAAATAACACTTTCATTGAAATTCTGTCAAGCTTCACTTTCTTATATATGGCTACATATCCATTTTATAGTGATATCTATTTTATATGATGATGTCTATCTTATGAGGTTTTATCTATTTATCATGAAGATTAAACATAACATATGTAAGGTACTTGAATCACATTAAGTGGTCAATATTAGTTAGGGTCAGTTTGCAAAGATATTTGTGAATTCTGCAAACACTTCCTGAACCCCTTTCTATCTGTTAAATTAGATAAAACAGGATTTTGAGTTGAGTCTAAACCTCAGTAATTTAGAATATCAGTGAGAAAGTACAGAAGGGAGGATCGGAAGAGCAGgctcatattttaaaacataatttccaCTTATTCTTCTAAAGtagactgtgaggttttgctTTAGAATTGCCCTGGACTGTCCCTTCATATTTATTCACCATTTAAGATTTGCCAACATTATGGCATATCTTATGCTGTatgaaatgtgtttttcttttttaaaaatttatttatttatggactgTTGGGCGGTGCTGGCCCAAGGCGGTAGCGGGCTCCGGCCACATGGCTGGAGCTGCAGGCGGGCTGGGCCCTGAGCGGCCGCCCTGGGCAAGCCCCAGCTGGGGTTCCCCTCTGGCTTCTTTACCCGGGACCAGGATTGCCAGCGCATGCTCAGGGAGACGCTGGAGACGAATCCATATGTGAAACTTCTCCTTGATGCTATGAAGCACTCAGGTTGTGCtgttaagaaagaaagacactttTCTTATGGAGATTATAATGGAAATGTTAGTGGAGGTTTTGATTCTTCAACATCTCAGATTGTTTTATGCCAAAATAACATCCATAACCAGGCTCATATGAACAGGGTGGTCACCTACGAGCTCATTCATGCCTTTGATCATTGTTGGGCTCATGTCCACTGGTTCACCAATGTAAGACATCTGGCCTGCTTGGAGATTCGTGCTGCAAACCTTAGTGGAGACTGTTCACTTCTAAATGAAATACTCAGGTTTCATTTTGGATTAAAACAACACCATCAGACTTGTGTGCGAGACCGAGCCATTCTTTCTATTTTGGCTGTTAGGAATATCAGCAAAGAGGAAGCCCAGAAGGCTGTTGATGATGTTTTTGAATCTTGCTTCAATGACCTTGAACCTTTTGGAAGGATCCCACATGCTAAGACTTATGCAAGATATGCTCACAGAGACTTTCAAGACCGCCACCAATATTACTCAAATATATGAAGACAATAACGTTTTATATTATCGAGTGCCAGTGATCATGACAGAAAAATAtacagttcttgggctggagagatagctcagcagttaaatgcacctGATTCCTGATTTAGCAAAACACTATGGTCCAGGTTTGTTTCTTAGTACCCAttcaaagccagttgcacaaagtggcacacatgtctggagtcgtTTGTAGCTgtaggaggccctgtcatgtccattctctgtctctctctctcttcccctttttctcacataaatatttaaaaaattactattcTTAAAAAAGGTCTAAAATGTAAACAATCAGTTAGATGCAGGTAAGATGCAGATGTTGATTTTAGAATATGATtagaaaaaagggggctggagagatggcttagcagttaaggcactttcctgtgaagcctaaggacccaggtttgatttcccagaacccatgtaagccagctgcacaaagttgtgcatgtgtctggagttcattttccatggtgggatgccctggtgtgcccattctttctctatctgcctctatctctcaaataagtaaaaaataaacaacaacaaaaaaaccagttCCCCCCACCTTAAATTACAATACAATAATTGTATCTTTATTGCTAATCATTTGGTAAATAAGATAAatggcatttttatattttctacatTGTACTATAATAtgctataaataaatgtttattattgtgaaaaaattatttatttatttacgtgtgtgtgtgtatgcacgtgtgccagggtcttttgctgctgcaaatgaatgccagacacatgtgtcactttcttTTCATCGgtgtctttagctgctgagccatcttcccagcccatgtttCTTATTAAGTTCTTCTTTATGcattttctcaattctttttattaagtTAGAAAACTGATAAAGCCAACAGCACAAATAGAGAACGGTCACAGCGTTGCTTGTCATCCTCGTGTCTAGGCAGTGATACTGTTGTTCTCTATACTGGTTCAATTTTTCTGTATGCACTGATGAAGGACCACAAGGAATTTGTTTTGAATACACAAACTGGGGCACATTCTTAAATAATTCTGACAGGTCCCAGggtattaatatatatttatatacatatatgtatatatatataaatatacacatatatattatagtgtgtatgtgtgcgtgtacacgtttgtatgtatgtgggctacacatgtgtgggtgtgcatgtggaggccagaagttgatactGAGTGTGTTCCTCTATTGATAtccatcttattttcatttaattttttttatttatatgatagagaaagagagagagagagaggagagagagagaatgggtgccagggcctccagtcactgcagaggaactccagacatgtgtgccccattgtgcatttggctaacatgggtcctagggaatcgaacctgggtcttttggctttgcaggcaaaatgccttaactgttaagccatcccaccagccctccATCGtattttcttgaggcagagtctcttactgaacacagagctcactgatttggctagacaagctattCAACAAGCTCCAGGGCTTTTCCTGTTTCTCCAATTcaaggattataggtatgcaccacaccACTCAGATTTTTTGCATGTTTTGTGTAGGTACCGGGGATCTGAATCAGGTACTTGCATGGTAAGTACTCctctcactgagtcatctccttacCATGGAATGTATTTATATTAGggcttctaaatatttttctagtagcaacatcttttttttttgaagtaggaactcactctaggccaggataacctggaattcattatgtactctcagggcggcctcaaactcatagtaatcctcctacttcagcctcctgagtgctgggattaaaggtgtgtgccaccatgccaagctactGGCATCTTCTTTTAGTCTGAGAAAAATTTATGCCACTCTGGATATATGGGtgtatgaaatttaaaataaatatacacatcaAATACTAACAATAAATCAtaagcaaatttattttaaaatgactttttgatatacataaaattttatcatttattaaagatgaagtCAAATTTTCATACTAATGAGATAGATactattgtttgtttttacataatcAAATATTGATTGAATATTAATGTTGTGGGATGTAGAAGACCTTCATTGTCTTTCAGAGTTTATTAATACTTTGTTTTTATAGTCATTAATGTTGAGAATGCCACTTCACATCAATATGTAGCACAAAATGTCAGATGGGTGTTCAGAGCCATTTCAGAGATTGTTAGAAATTCTGTCCTTATTGGTATCATAGACACCTTCCTCCTCAACAGTAGACTAAAATATATAGCCCTCAATAGGAGCATAGGGGAATAGTTTGgttagaagggccctggagagggtaggatgaagcatAACCCTGAACCATCTAGCTCTGTCTTCTAACTCCCAGTATTGGTTAAATTCCACATTAAGTTGTTGGTCGGAGAGCCCTGTGAggccccaaaacaagacagtcttctgtcaaagcactttataACTAACCTGAGATAACAGGTAAGACtcgattgctgaagacaccagacGCTGCTGACACAGAGTTCTGTGAgaatctggaagaagccagttcccagatggtcttcccaaatagtgctgaaaagtgctacatgagctgctgggggaaaatggccaacaaagcTGTGAACAAGCAGGAGACACTGCTATGAGAAAGATACCAGTCTGACAAGATGTACAAACCTGTACCATTGTTGCACCCAGCCTAGGTGAATAacttgattggctaagagatcaacTCTGTGgcaaggaacccatagctagaactgggaaccacatcataatcctatggagaccaagattataggCTCTAATGAGAAGCTCCCATTGGCCTTTGGCCAAAATAGAGGGTACACCCATTAgaatttctctaaattaacaatacttTTCCCCTTTAGCCTTTGGTGaccttactctccactggagaatgcttttctttttcacaggtagtgagaaccaaggacaaccaaaatctatcaacagtaaaagaaaagacagctgtCTCCCTGACAGGatataaaccaccccttgcatatCAGGCCCAGGTGCAACCACAGagggactggtgagatgagcaagtgtgtggcttccatggtgagcctgacaatctgtgCCAGGGTGGTGGCAACAGACacaggatactcaaaacataccaaagcagaaatccagagctgctgagagctcaacactaaagtagacttaaaacatatacaaaaaggctcagggaattttgcagaaaaggtagggggaaagattgtaagagtcacagggtggaagggaatatccagaggcatttctcCCTCTTtaatgactgactactgctctaATAACTCATAACCTACAGCCCTAGGATATATACCAGCAAtctcaatgaggagggtcctcagtggaatagggccaaggagaagaagaaatgatagtaccaacacatgatgtgtccatacaaagtttctacttaagattgtatatttaaataaataaatagcagaaaTACTGTCCTTATCCCAAGATgaaatttattcagttatttattttactttttgataaTTGTATATATTGATAatgtatcttttaattttttattgacaagttccatagcTAAAGACAGTAAACTGTGACaattcccctctctcctctactTCCCCCTTCATAAatctactctctatcatatcttctccctctctcaattagttttttatttatttatttatttatttgagagcgacagacacagggagaaagacagatagagggagagagagagaatgggcgcgccagggcctctagccactgcaaatgaactccaggcgcgtacgcccccttgtgcatctggctaacgtgggacctggggaaccgagcctcg
This genomic interval from Jaculus jaculus isolate mJacJac1 chromosome 16, mJacJac1.mat.Y.cur, whole genome shotgun sequence contains the following:
- the LOC101613875 gene encoding mitochondrial inner membrane protease ATP23 homolog, translating into MPVPTFIKAHVLKAWDPGWHFGEIFEAAALGKPQLGFPSGFFTRDQDCQRMLRETLETNPYVKLLLDAMKHSGCAVKKERHFSYGDYNGNVSGGFDSSTSQIVLCQNNIHNQAHMNRVVTYELIHAFDHCWAHVHWFTNVRHLACLEIRAANLSGDCSLLNEILRFHFGLKQHHQTCVRDRAILSILAVRNISKEEAQKAVDDVFESCFNDLEPFGRIPHAKTYARYAHRDFQDRHQYYSNI